A segment of the Methanomassiliicoccaceae archaeon DOK genome:
TCGAGAAGACCTACGCCCTCAAGCACAGGAAGCTGCTGGCGGTGTCCGTGGTGCTGTTCGCGCTGTGCGTGGCCACCGTGCTCAGGTGGGTGCCCTACCAGGCCACCATCGTGCTGACGGTCGCCTCCATCCTCCTGGTGAGGCCGAAGACCCTTCTGAAGGTGGACTACGGCCTGCTCCTGACCATGGCGTTCATGTTCGTGTTCGCCGGCAACATGGCGCAGATAGACGCCGTGAGGCAGGTGTTCGGCGACCTGATGTCCTGGGACCCGACGGTCACCGCTATGGCTCTGAGCCAGGTGACCAGCAACATGCCGGCGTCGGTGCTGCTGTCGGAGTTCACCACGGACTGGCAGGGGCTGCTCGCCGGGATCGGGGTCGGCGGGTTCGGGACCCCGATAGCGTCCATGGCGAGCATCGTGTCGCTGAGGATCTACATGAGGGAGGAGAGGGACGGCCCCGGAAGGTACCTCAGGCACTACACCGCCGTGAACGTCCTGATGCTGCTGGTGCTGGCGCCGATCGCCATCGTGATGGTCTGACAACACTCTGGAAAAGTCGGTTGCCCTGGAACGGATGGTTCGGGATCGATAAGTGGGAAGACCCGGCCCGGGCGGTCGCACCGGACCGGTTTGGATCGTTCCTTCAGTACCCGTTGTGGTGGATCCTCTCGGGCTTGAACCTGTCCTTGTGGGGCTCTGGCTTCTCCTTCGGGTAGCCCACGGCGACGATGCAGAAGGGCATGAGGTTCTCCGTGAGGTCGAAGATGTCGGAGATCGCGTTCATCCTCTCCCTGACAGGGGCGACCCCGATCCACACCGAGCCGAGCCCCAGGCTGGTGGCCGAGAGCATGAGGTTCTCGGTGCATGCGCCCAGGTCCTGCTCCCAGAACTGCGGGGCGGACATCAGGTCCCTGTTGCCCAGGACGACGATCGCCAGAGGGGCCTTTCCGACAGGTCCCGCATAGGGCGTGACCTTGGAGAGCTCCCTTATGTAGTCCGGGTCGTCCACCACGATGAACTCCCAGGCCTGCTGGTTCCTGGCGGATGGCGCGTTCATGGCGGCCTCCAGGATGCGGTCGACCTTGTCCTTCTCTACCTTGCCGGGGATGAAGTCCCTGACGCTGACTCTGGTGAACAGCTCGTTCATAATATCACTGGATGGGAATCGGGGTAAGGCTGGATAAAGCTTGGTGCCGACCCTCCGCCGAGGAGGGATGCCACTCAGCGCCTCTTCTTCTTGTTCGCCCCGGGCTTGTACGCCTTGAGGTACTTCAGCACCGCCTGGTCGTCCTCGGAGTCGCTCCACTCGGGGGTGTATCCGCCCTTCATGTACTCGTTGTACCAGTCGACGCACTGCTGCATGTACCCGGTCATGTCCAGCCTGTCCTTCACGATGACGTAGGTGTTCTCCGGCGTGGGCACCCACTGCTTCGGACGGTCGTAGTCAGGCTCCTCGAGGAACCCCACCAGGAACACGATCCTGTCCAGGTTGGAAAGCTGGGCGTACAGCGACGCCTGCAGCATGTAGGACATGGGCACGTTGGTGAGACCGCCCTGCTCGTCCCTCCACTTCTCCCTGTCCCCGGAGGTCTTGATCTCCAGGATGTACTTCCTCTTCCCGTCCAGCTGGATGTAGCCGTCCACCATCCCTCCGAAGACCTTCTCGTTATGGAAGTGGTCGTAGCCGCACTGCTCCTTGGGGACGGGCTCCTCGACGGCGAGTTTGGAGCCCTCGGGGACGTCCAGGGCCTCTCCGAGCATGGCGTTGACCCTGGTGCCCAGGTACTCCCTCAGCACCGGCTCCAGGATGTTCCCGGCATCGATGTACTTGTTGGCCTTGTCCCCCGGATAGAGGCCGGCGAGCTCGCATGCCACCTTGAACGGGGTGGCGAACTCGCTCATGCCCAGGATCGGTGCGACCCTTGTGCCGGTTATCTTCTTCAGCCTGTAGGTGTCGAAGATCACGGTGCGCTCGTCCTCGTCGATGTCGACTATACCTGCTCTGCCATCGAATGCCATGCACAGGACATCGACGAGGTCCGATAAAAGTCCCGCTGGGAGACAGATGAGATGCATGGAGACGAACCGCCGGCATGGTTCCCGGAACCACACTCAGCGAAGGCGGGCAGGGGGCGGCGGAGCCCCGAACGGACGGAACGGCATGTTTCTGTGACCACCGTCTTGGAAGTGAACTTGACAGCAACAGGGGGAGACCGCCTTGCCGTGTGACCCTCACGGCGGCCGCCCTAGCGGCTCAATCCGCAGGCCCTGCGCTACGCCGCGGGAGAACGCCGCATCGGTCGAATTGAGCGCGTTCCGCTTGCATATTGACATTTCCGATTTTTGTACGGTTGAGGACACCCCGTTCGAGGGGGCCGTCCCCATACTAATGTATGGGGAATCCGAAGATTTCCGGAAATCGGACAGACCCCAGAACGGCCCCTGGTTCACGAAAGAACGGGTGGGGCCGTTCCACCCCGGAAGTTCCGGGGTTCCAAAGACATCGACAGGGGTGTCGGGATGACCCATCCCAAGCTCACCGCCAGAGAGCGCAAGGTCAAGGCCCTGCTGCTCTCGGGACACTCCCGCCACGCCATAGCCAGCAAGCTTAGGATTTCGAAATCCACAGTCTACGACATCGTGGCAGACCTGGAGCACTACGGCGAAATCCGCGCCATCCCGGGCACGAAAAACCCCGTAGTATACGAGGACCCCAATTACAGACCTTTTATCCCTCCTACGGAGGGATGTTCCGAGAAATCCGGAAACAACGGACGGGCCGTCCAAAACAACGGCCCCTCCGGAAACTGCGATGAACTGCCGGAAGTCGACCTCAAGGGCATCTGCACCGGGAACAGGTGCCCAGACGGATACGTCACAGCGCACATGAGCGGGGGCATCCGCTTCACAAAGGTCCGCAAGACCGGCACCTACGATCCAATCAGAGACGTCCACGGGAACATCATCGGCATCTGGGACCCGGAGAGGCCCACCGCGATGAAGGGCAATCGCGTCCGCTCAGCCAGAATAACAATCTTCGGCTCAGAGATGACACTCCAGTTCCGCATCGGTTCCAGAGGAGGCACCGTCTTCACCGTGAACCCCGGCCGCATCCACCTGGATCCGAGGATGTTCGAATCCCAGGAGGAGGCGAAGGCGGTCTTCATAGACCGTGCGCTGTACATCGCCGGTCTTCTGAGGTTCAACGGATGGCAGCTTACCGACCCGGAGATCAGAGGGATATTCGACTATGCCATCCCCCAGTCGCCGCTGGTCGCCCATCTTCCGAAGGGTACGGACTTCGGAGGCTCGGACATCTTCGTGGACACATCGCCGGGTGTGCCTGAGGCCGAGATGTCCGAGTCAAAGGGGCTCACGGACTGGGAGAAGGTGCAGATCTTCGCCAACATCCCGTCGGAGATCCAGTCGCTTCGTGCCCGTGCCTCGCACACCGAGGGCGGGATGGAGTCCGTCTCCAGAGTCGTCGTCTCCCATCAGACCCGCCTCGACGAGCTGGACTCGGTGATGTCCCGTGTCCTCGACGTCCAGGAGAAGCAGACCACGGCGCTGGTCAACATCGTGGATCAGACGACCAGCATCATCAGTGCCCAGGGCAACATCAATGCAGCCATAGCTGCGGGCACTCAGCGTCAGCTTGATTCTTTCACCACATCCGTGTCCGGCCACGACCGGACCGATTCAAACGATTCTCACAAACCCACACATCTGGAGGGTTACATTTGACAAGCGAAGATTCCAACAATGTCAGCAACAGCAAGGGCTACAACCCGTACAAGCGCATCAGCGACCGCGTGGAGATGATCCAGAACCAGGTGGTCATCCAGCGCTCATCGTATGACAGACTGAACAAGGACTACCTCGGCAAGACGGAATGCGACCGCAGTGCAGAACTCACCCGCCTGAAGGAATCGGCGGTTGCGGCGATGATCCTCGCCGCCGAACTGTATAGCGCGGTACAGACCGAGATCAGACAGGAGGCCTCCTCATGACTTGGACCGTCATCGTGAACCTCAGCAGCGGGGAGGAGCACACCGTCACATGCGAGACCTACCGTGACGCCCTGGACATCCAGGACGACTTCCGCCAGCTCATGGTCTACGGCTTCGTGGATCCCGAAGCGATCGCCCAGTTCGACCCAGACGACCTCACGTTCAACCGCTCCTACAGGAGAGGACTCGAACCGAATACCAACGACTCGTTCATCGTGAACCCGTGCGAGATCACTTCCATCGACCTCTGGGAGGTGGAATGATGACACTATCCGTCGGTTCCGGAAGGAGGTACATTGTGAGCACGGACCGCATCGTGTTCGTGACCTCGGTTCCTGAGGGGGTGGAATCATGAGATGCCCCCGCTGCCACAGTCGCGAGGTCATGTCCGTCGGCGTGGAGAAGCGCGACGGGATGCACTTCGACGTGATATGCAACAGCTGCGGATTCATTTCCCAGAACTACCCAACCCGTCGTGCCGCGAAATTCGCCTTCATGCACGGCCAAGGTGTCATGCCAGGAGGTGCGGCATCATGAGCGACAGGGAACGCCACGTCTTCGACATGAGATTCCGCCGTGCCGTCAACGCCTACGACAGGTTCGCCCAGTCGCTCAGGGACGTCGCCGACTGCTGGATGGATGACGAGTACCCCGACGACTGGGGTGTACGCGTCCAGCAGGTAATGGCCCACATCCGCACAGCCAAGATGCTGCTTACCCGTGCCATGTCCGACGCCGAGCCGATCATCCGTGACACGACCGTCGAACAGGACGAGCTGATGGAGCTCCGCGAATCCGTCGCCGGACTCAACAACAGGCTCCAGCATGTTGACTCTGCCGAGGCCGCTCTCATGAACTCCATTCTGAGGGGTGACGGTGACTATGTTTCGATGTTCATCGCCAGCCAGCGCGTCCAGCAGGAGATGGAGGAGAAGATCCAGCAGACCGTCCGCGGCCCAGTTACGGAGGATGCTACGGAGGATGCTACGGAGGAACCAGAAGCGGACAGCGAAGCCGGAGGAAATCAGGAGGTCGTCGATGAGACATCCGAAGACAGATCCGTGAAGACCTCCGAGGACTCCGAGGGAATCGAGCAGGATGAATCAATTGACGACACATCCGAGAACGACGACAGCATCCCACCGGCGGAGGAGCAGGAATCCTCTGAGGTCCCCTATCCCCCAGAGGCCGACCCATTCAACTTCTTCGAGAGGGCAAGGCTCTACGGAGCGGAGGCCATCGTGAACGGAACGTACGATGGCCACGAGGGTGCTGTGGAGGACGATGGGGACGACGATCCGGAAGCCCCCATAATCATAGCCGTCAACGACGGATCCGCCCCGGCGGAAGAACAGAAGCCCAGGGAACTCACCACGGAGGAGAAGATCGACCTCATCCGTAATGACCCCGAACTCCAGCGCCTTATCCACGACGCAGCTCGGGACATCGCCATCAGTCAAGTCCGCGATATGATTGAGGACTCCAAGGCCGCTACCGCAGAACAACAGCCCCAGGCTGTGGTCGATGAACCCCATCCAGAACCTGTCTACGTCACCGAGCGTGGACGCGACATTGCCCCAGAGGAGCTTACCGTCCCCTCCGGCAAACAGACAGAGGCTGACGATCCCACCGGATTCGTCGGACGTATCAGGGGAAAGAAGCCGGAGAGGACAAAAGACAAACCCTCGAAGCCCGCCAAGACGACACGTCGCATCGGAAGAAAGGAGACTGGAGGTGAGCAGTGATGCCCGCAACCAACTCCGAGCACACCGTCACCGTCCTCATGAACATCACTCTTCCCGATGACAAGGCGTCTGCCCTGGTCAACTGGGAGGAGGGGTTCATCGACAGGTCCGTCTGGACGGAGCTTGACCCTGGATACTACGTGATGGATGCCTTCGATTTCGCTTCCTTCATCCTCTATGAGGAGGAGTCACTCATCGGCATCCCCAAGCGTGGACTCTACATCTGCTTCGAGGATTCAGATAACGTCCACGAGGTCTTGAAGCTGCACCGCTACGACTTCACAAGCGCTGAGGGCAACTCGATAGGTATCGTGTTCAAGGCCTCCCTCGCCGGAAACCCCGCGGAGGTGTGCGAATGACTACCATGAAGCAGCTCCGCAACATGGTCAGCGCCACGGACGACGGGGTCCTCAACGCGTCCCTCCGCCCCTCCCAGGTTGGCTTCTGCCCTTCCGAGTCGCTGGTCCACAAATACATCAGAGGCCTCAACGAGGCCTTCGACCGGATTGTGAAGTCCATGCGCCATCCCGAGATGGTTCGCATGGCAGTCGATCTTGATATTATCGATGGCATCGCCGTCGGAACCGCCAATCCGATCGGTTATGAGTACGTGTGCAGGCGCCTCAGGCATCCGGATACTTTACCCGCCGAGAAGAGGGATCTGGAGAAGGTAGTCAGAGCGTACAAGCTCATCATGGAGTACCGTGCGCTTGACAAGGCTGTAGAGACAGGCGATCTCAACCGCATCAACCGCATCGTCGGCAACACCAGGGGGACGAGGGCATGACCCGCAGGGCGATAGCAGTCCTTCCGGACGGTTCCGCTTCCGCTCCGATCCGCGACAGGCTCCGTTCCATCCAGGAGTACTGCGAGAATAACGACGTGGACATCTTCGACGTCTACGTCCCCTCGCTGGAGAACGCGCCCCTGGACCACATCTTCCGTCTGACGATCGGTTCGGTCGTAATGGACGATGTGGACACCATCGTGTTCGCACATTCCAGGGACCTCTACGGCACCGGATTGGACCTCTACGACCTTTGGGAGTCCTGCAACGCCGCCAAGATGAAGATCGTATTCGCCGAGGAGCCCGGGTTCGATCCTGATGAGATGGTGGACAGGCTAATCGGGAGATTGAGCGATTCTCTGCGTCGCAGGTTCAACGGACACGTCCGCGCCATGGGCGACTACTGCTACTACGTCCCCCCTGAGAACCTAGAGGGCGACGTCCCCGCTGTTCCCCGTGAGGACGACTACAACGCCGAGGACGCCGAGATCTTCTGTGGAACCGACACGGGCGATGGGTCCGGGGAAGAACCCGGACTGAACGATGACGTCACCCGCATCATCCGTACATGGTGCATCTCGTCAAGGATAATGGTGGACACGCTTGCAGAGGTGTTGGAGCGCTACGGCATCGACATGACCGACTACGGACGGGACGGTGATTCCAATGAGTGACGCCATCCAGTCAAAGGAGAGCACACCTGTACCCGTCGAAACCCAGTACCCATACAGGGACATGGGGGCCATCCTCTACGCACGTGTCTCCACCGACGACAAGGGACAGACGACCGAGACACAGATCCGCGAGCTCAGGGAATGGTGCGAACGCAATCACGTGAGGATAATCGCCGAGTACGAGGAGGAGGAATCCGGAGGAGACCTGGATCGCCGCGTCTTCGACTCCGTCCTCGGACGCATAGCCCGTGGAGGGGTTGACCTCCTGCTCGCCCGCGACCCGTCGAGGCTTTCCCGTGACGGCGGCGATATGGAGGACATCGTCTCCTTCGTCGGAAACCACAGCTGCCACATCCGCTACAGCAGCGCCGACGGCATAGCGCCCGAGGACGACAACGGGAAGCTTCTGAACAAGATCAGCACATGGCAGGGCGAGATTGAACGCAAGAAGCTCAAGGCGAACACGAAGAAGGGGATGTACACCGCCAAGGAGAACGGCGTCCACTGCGGGCGTATGCTTGCTTTCTGTTTCGCACACCGCGTCGTCGAGAACCGCAACATGGTCAACACAGACCCCAAGGCAAAACAGCAGACCGTCATCCAGTCGGTTAACACCATCATGGCGTTCGCCGATGAGGGCATGTCATACATACAGGTTGCACACGAACTGCTCCATGTGTCACCGCAGACACTCCGTAGTGCGCTGATACAGGAGGGGCTGTACGAGGACTATCGCGACAGGTGTTCAAAGGCCCGTGGAAGGCGTCAACAAGGGGGTACGTCAACAAGGGTTGCGGAAACCCCAGAAATCACATCAACAAGGGGTGAAGGCGAATGACGTCAACAACCGAACCGTTGTTGACGTTCGACGACCCGTTGTTGACGTCGGAGGGTGACACGGCCATTGCAGATGGAAACGATGCAACGGAACACGTCACGGAGAACACACCTGTTGCATCCGAGAACACGGATGTTCCCCCGTGCAAGCCCCAGGGAAGGCGTTACATGCTCCGCCTCCCGAAGTCCGTGTACGATGCGTTCATGGCAACCGCCAATGCTGAACGCCGTCTGTACCATGTCGTCCTGGAGAAGGCGATAGAGGAGTTCCTGGAAACAGGCGAGTGCGAGCCTCGTCCGTACATACCGCCGATGCTCAAGCTCGAGCCAATGATCGATACACAGTCGAAGATCGACTCGGACATCTACCTCGCATTGGAGGCGCGTGCGATGATCGAGGAGCGTTCGAGGAACGCCCTCGGATTGAGGGCTGTGCTCAACTACCTCGCCAACCACGAGGGGGGATTGGAATGAGGACCGCCGACATCTCGCAACGCCTCTGCGACCTCACCGACGTCCCGAGGGGTCCCGCCAAGAAGCCGGTGGACATTATCACGTCCTCCGGAACGATCCGCATCGACCGTATCGGCAAGACATGGGAGATCGAGGTCCGCTTCGGATGCGCCACCGTGCATACGATCGGAGGCTCCGTCGTCCGTGTCATCCAGTCTTGGAGGGAGAATGTTGAGTTCATCGCCATCGCGGTAGGCGACAACATCGGGCCGGAGTTCCGCCCCAGAGGATGGATTGACGTCCGCCCCGAGGACGTGCACGCCGTGGAGATGATCGAATGACCCGCATAGAGGACGTCCGTCTCAAGTGCCCGGTGTGCCGCAAGGAGGTCGCCGTTGACAGACTCATGGATTTCGGCATTTCCTTCAAGCTGTATTCGGACGGGTTCGTGGAGCTGGACTCCGTGTGTGTAACCGGGCAGATGGACTGCCCCAACTGCCGCTACCGTCTGACCGTAGGGGTGCCTCTCAGATTCGACGGGGACCCCAGCGGCATCGCCCTTGACCTCCTGTTCGACGACGAGAGGGAGGTGGGCGAATGACCGTCGTAAAGTCATGGGAGCAGCAAGTCCTCATCCACACCATCGAGTGCGACGGATGCGGGCGCCGTCTCGCCGTGATCACCATGTCCCGCGACGTGGTGGAGCTCCGCAACGCCGTGGACGAGAAGCACTGGGCCGTCTCCATGGGCAGGCACTACTGCCCGGACTGCAAGGGGGTGGAACAGTGAACGCCTCAACCAGATCCGAAGCCGGGTGCCTGGTCCGCACAGACTACATCCGCATCTTGAGGATCGTCCGCGACAATCCGGACATCATCACCTCGGGCATCTATAGGCAGTTTGTAGGCTACAAAGGCGGCAACGATGCCGTCCGCAGGAAGATCCAGGAGCTTTCGGACGCAGGTTACATCGAAATCTCCAACAGTGGCTGGATAAGGACACACGCGATCACCGAGAAGGGAGTCCGTGCCCTGGTCGCCATAGACTCCGTTTCCAATGAGGTGGGGTTATGACTCTCATTGAGATGTCCATGGACCGCCATTGGATCCCAGCGCTGGAATCCGGAGCAAAGACGGCCACAACGCGCCTCGAGAAGAGGGGCGATACCGGAGATACCTTCGAGATCGATGGCCACCGCTACCTCATCACGAACGTGGTGTGCATGAGCTTGTACGCCACCGTCCACATCTTCCACTTCAGAGAGGGTTTCGAGGAGTGGACTGACATGCGCGACACGTTCCTCCAATACTATCCTGATCTGGCTGATGGCGAACAGGTGTATGTCCACGAGTTCAGGGAGATTCCCCGGGAGATCGCCGCAAAGGATGTCGTCGCACTGGCTGAGGAGGTCTCCGAAGATGTGTTTGACAAGATGCCCAGGGAGGCTTCCCGATGATCTCCGGCATTGTCATGCGTCACATCCATGCCGGTCTGGACAACAGGGACTACACAGGATGGGAGAGGGTGATTGGCGGGTTCTCACTGAATGTTCCCGGACTCGGATCCCTGTTCGTCTCCGAGATGGGGAGGAGGTTCCTGATCTTCTCGGACGACGACGGTAACAACGTTCGCGTCCCCATCCGCAAAATCGTCGGGACCGCCACAACGGGCATGGATTCGTACGTATCATACCGCTTCTACATCGCCGACGGCGTGTCCCTCATCATCACGGACAGACCGGCGGAGCGTCCCGGAAGGACGGAGGGGGCCCCGGGCAAGGAGTGACGATGGATCGGCACACCATCCAGCGCAACTTCGCGCTACCGCTCAGCACCATCGAACGCCTAAACCGCCTCAACGTCTGGGGCCGCATGGGCCCCAGCGAACTGACGGACATGGCCATCCGCCTCCTCTACGAGGTGTCGAAGTCGATACAGCAGGAGACCGGCTCGGATGCCCAGACCATTCTACGCAGAATAGCGTCATCGCTCGGTGACACGGGCGTGTCCGACGCACATTCTCTTCTCGGCCAGGTCGAGCCCCCAGTATCGGAGGAAATGACCGAGATCTTCGAAACGCTAACAGGAGTCGCTAAAATGTTCTATTCGATCAATTCGCAGACCAGTGTAGATTCGTCCACCGACAGGACCAAGGACACCTTTCAAGAGAATACGGAGGGGGAGCTGCCATGAGAGGGGGCAGTAAGGGATTCCGCCCGCTCATGTGGGACCCCAACGAACAGCGCATATACGTCCGCACGGACATGGGGATCTACTCCGGGGCAATCTCGGACATCAGGTTTAATCTCACGCCATCCGACGGACTTCCGGACAGCGCGGTCGTCTTCGACCCGTCCGCCAAGATCCTGGGGGCTGTGGTGGCCAACGCCATCGTCCACGCCGTACGCGTTGCCGAGCGCGAGATAGCCGAGAGGTCGATCAGATGATATCGCTTCCCATCTACGTCATGGACGCCGTCACCGACATCCAGGCCCATCTACGCGACGCAGGACTGGAGGACATCCGCATCGAGATAACCGCCAAGCACGTCTACGTCCAGAACAGACTGTATATCGAGACCAGCAATTGCCTGGAGGGAAGCGAATGAGCATATTCTCGCTTTCCGCCAAGGTGGAGCTCTCCGGCATGGCAGTCGTCGCCGAGTGCGAGGAGGACGCCCGCCACATCGCCCAGGAAATGATCGAGCAGTTCGGGTTCTTGGAATGCCGGTGTGACGGCATCACCACGGACATCGATAGTGTCTACGAAATCCCTGAGGAGGAGATATTGTGACGCACCACTACGCCAAGCTGGACGATGCCAAGCGTGACGTGGTGAACGTCCTGTCTCGCATAGGAATCGCCACGCTGCCAGAGATACGTCGTGCGCTTCCGGACTACTCCAGCCAGACCGTCGGAAGAGCCGTCCGCGAACTGATAGCAGAGAACGTCATCGCTGTCCACGTCGAAGGGAACAACAGGATCCAGAAGCGCCCGCTCCGCCTGGAGGTCGTAGGATGACCGACGCATGGTTCGCCAGGAAGGAGGACATCCGCATGTGGTGCACGATGGTCGGCGCCAAGCGCGTCTACCAGTCCAACGTGTCCATGAGAGTGATGCTCCGCCGCCTGAGGAGGTTCGAGGCCGAGACGGGGCTCACCTATCCCGGTAAGGGCAACTGGAACCCGCCGGAGGGATCGGCATGAAGATTCCGGAAGGCTCCGGATGTGCCGAGTGCGCCAACTGCCTCACCGTCGGAGACAGGACGGAATATCTGTGCGATGACGACAACAGGGCCGCAGGGGAAGACTGCCACCGGTTCGTATCCAGGGACAGCGAGCCGCCGTCCCTCACCTACGGCATATCCACCACCATTGCAGGGGTCGACGCCGAAAGGGTGGGCCTGGAGTTGATCGTCGAAGGTAGCGATCGCGACGACTGGTTCTCTTTCCTCAAAAGGGAATCCTCCACATTCCAGATAACCGACAGACACTACCGTGTGACACTGGAGCGCATCGACGGGAGGGCTGGACAATGACCGCCCGTTACGACTTCACACAGTTCCTGATCTTTTATGCAGTATGGACAGTGGCCATTGAATCACCGGAGGAAGGGTCATGATCCCGTGCAAGCTGGGCATGGGGTGCCCGTACTGCTGCTACGGCGAGGACGAGGGCCGCTGCACGTATCCCTTCATTTCCAACGTCGCGACGAAGAAGGAGCTCGAGTCGACCTTCCAGGAAGAGTGCATGTGCCAGCTCATCGACGAGAGATCGGAAATGGTCGTGCTCATGAGAATGTGCAACGAGTATGATGACGAGTCCCAATGGCATGAACTGATGCGGAGGCTGCCCTTACTCTTGGACAGGACCACGGGCTTCTTCCACGAGAGGCTCAAGGAAAGAGTGGCGGCGAAAGCTTGG
Coding sequences within it:
- a CDS encoding nitroreductase family protein gives rise to the protein MNELFTRVSVRDFIPGKVEKDKVDRILEAAMNAPSARNQQAWEFIVVDDPDYIRELSKVTPYAGPVGKAPLAIVVLGNRDLMSAPQFWEQDLGACTENLMLSATSLGLGSVWIGVAPVRERMNAISDIFDLTENLMPFCIVAVGYPKEKPEPHKDRFKPERIHHNGY
- a CDS encoding recombinase, giving the protein MAFDGRAGIVDIDEDERTVIFDTYRLKKITGTRVAPILGMSEFATPFKVACELAGLYPGDKANKYIDAGNILEPVLREYLGTRVNAMLGEALDVPEGSKLAVEEPVPKEQCGYDHFHNEKVFGGMVDGYIQLDGKRKYILEIKTSGDREKWRDEQGGLTNVPMSYMLQASLYAQLSNLDRIVFLVGFLEEPDYDRPKQWVPTPENTYVIVKDRLDMTGYMQQCVDWYNEYMKGGYTPEWSDSEDDQAVLKYLKAYKPGANKKKRR
- a CDS encoding recombinase family protein, whose protein sequence is MSDAIQSKESTPVPVETQYPYRDMGAILYARVSTDDKGQTTETQIRELREWCERNHVRIIAEYEEEESGGDLDRRVFDSVLGRIARGGVDLLLARDPSRLSRDGGDMEDIVSFVGNHSCHIRYSSADGIAPEDDNGKLLNKISTWQGEIERKKLKANTKKGMYTAKENGVHCGRMLAFCFAHRVVENRNMVNTDPKAKQQTVIQSVNTIMAFADEGMSYIQVAHELLHVSPQTLRSALIQEGLYEDYRDRCSKARGRRQQGGTSTRVAETPEITSTRGEGE